The following is a genomic window from Canis lupus baileyi chromosome 30, mCanLup2.hap1, whole genome shotgun sequence.
TctccctttggatcactatgtttgtatcttttgggtaaatacctagtagtgcaattgctgggtcataaggtagctctatttttaggtttgaggaacttctatgctgttttccagagtggctgcaccagcttgcattcccatcaacagtgtaagaggcttcATCTTTCTTTGCAACCTtcccaacatctgtcatttcctaacttgttaattttagctgttctgactgtctgaagtggtatctcattgtggttttgatttgtatgtccctgatgccaagtgatgttgagcattttttatgtgtctattggccatttgtatgtcttctttggagaattacAACTCAGTTTTTaagattgtgggttttttttttttgtgttttgttttgtttttgtgctttcCTCATTGATCTATAGAAGTTCTCAATATATTCTGACTGATAGTCCTTTTTCAGATATATGTATGGCACATATGTTCTCCCTTTCTGTGGCTTGCTTTTGAAGTCTCTTGATGGTATTTTATGAGGTTACATTCATCATCCTTTTTTCAGATCCAGGATGTTCTCTCCTGTCCCTGCCaccgccccaccccctccccccagcctcatTAAACTTAACTTTGCAGACTGACTTTGGCTTTCTAGCCCTTGGGGAGGTGGACTTCTAATCCCTTTGACTTCAGGCCCTGTAGCCTTAGGTCAGGAGTCCTACCCACCTGGCCTGGGAAGGGACCGCCTGTTTGATGGAGTTAAGACACTGACTTCCAGGCTCCTCACAGACAGCCTCTAGCTTTGTGCTATTCCACTGTAATTCTGAAGTGTCCAGTGTCTAATCTATGCACAGCCTCGAGTATTAGGATGGCATGCTTCTGGCCCCCTGGGCACTCTGGCCCAGAAGGAGCACACAGTGACCCCAGCCTAGAACTGAAGTAACACCTGCACAGGTTCCTGGGGAGGGCggggaagcagaggagagatAAGAAGGGGCCTGCCACCTTCTGGCTTGCCTTGATCTATAATTCATGCACAATACTTATCTACTCCGGTTCCGAggctctgtgtctgtgtctattGCCTGTAGATTGGAAGAGCAAAGCCTGGTATCCAGAATCTGCTAAATAAACTGTTGTTCCATTCCTGATTGGGTGGGTACGCTACACAGGCTGGCCAGGTGTGTTGTGAAGGTGGGGCTTCCATAGCAGAGATAGTTGCCTATTCATGGCTATGTCCATAGAGCTGCTTTATGCTAAGGGTTCCTGCCTCTTAGCCAAACTTTGAGGGACAGAACCTGGGGATAaatacttccttttctttctttctttttttttttaaagatcttatttatatattcatgagagacagagagagagaaagagagagagatagagagatacagagagagacacaggcagagggagaagcagatcccatgtggggagcctgatgtggggcttgatcctgggactccaggatcacaccctgggccaaaggcaggcgctaaactgctgagccacccagggatccccaatatttccttttctagaaATGTACTGTTCTACACTCCGTTCCTTATTGATGCTAGGTGCCCTCCCCAAAGCCCCTTCAGGGGGGCCTTGTAGCACAACATAGAGCCTCAATCAAAGGTGTAAATGGGGATATGAGGTATAACTTCTTGGTCACATCACTCAGGTAGGAAGTGTGTTCCAACTGcacatgaaaataaatgaccCCAGGGAGCTTTGGCCGGTTGGGCCATGCCACTTGCTCTGTCTCATAGGTGCTGTTTGGTGTCTAGTGAGAGACCAATAGTCAGTGAGCTGAGCATCCATCCCTGGGGATTGAGATCCATGTGAAGGATCCTGAGAAAAGGTGTCCTACGGGAATGAGATTTTAAGGTTTACTGGTGAGGCGATCTACTGAAGAAGAGCAAACTTATCtgagaaaggaagcaaaatagagaaatatcattatatttctcttgacttgatttttatgtttcttttaaaaatctgttgtggTGGTAAATGCAGTTTGATTCCCCTTACCCCTTCCTCAGCCAGAATAAACCACACATCCTGGCCCTGCAAATATTCCCACaaataagaaggaaggaaatagaattCTCAGCAACCTGCAAGTCATGGCTCAGACGCATTCTTGCCATCCAGTTGCCTCCCACAGCGACTTCTCTGAAATAGGTGGGGCTCCAGCTGGACAAGACCTTCTTGGGGTCATGAAGAACAGAGCCAGACTAAGTTGGCCTCCAGAGAGTTAGCTGGTCCTGGAAGTTTCCATCACTGTTCCACAACTTTTGTGGTGAATGTATTTGGAACAGAATTCTAACTGAATGAAATTTCAAGTTCCTATTTTgccttcagatttctttcttccacttagttgttttttttctcctgatggCCCCTCTGAGCTCCTCCCAGGATGACATTTTGAAGACCGGGATGCTAAGTTGAGAACTGGTGGATCTCTTCCCTGTGTTAAATTCTGTAAACGTTAGCCACAGACCGTTATGTAGGAAGGTCAATTATTGGCACAAGACATTAGACTGAGGCTGACCTATGATTCCATTGGTTCCCCTTCCAGAGCCCTGGGTGCTGTCCTAGCACATCAGGCCTGACAGACTTCTTGAATATTTGCATGCTGTTATTGTTGTTAACAGGTGCACCATGTGGTGGAATTGTCTTGATTGCACCcactttgcagaagagaaaagtgGGACTAGAGTGGGACCCAAATGCTCCTCAAGGTCACCTGGGTAGGTGGTGACATAGGTCTGCAACATGCTGGCACAGCCAACGGTGAGGTGCTGCTGGTGAGGCATGGCTGATCTGAATGGctctattctttttgtttttttttttttccttatagtgACTCTTGAGAAAGGGAATCATCATTTTGGGTAAATGAAGTGAATCCAGAACTGGACAGTGTCCAGCGGCATCTGCTGACAGCTCTTTGGCAAGTTTCCTCTTGGAATCTACCTTGTGGTTTAGCTTCCAAACGAGAGGTTCATCAGAGCCAGGAGAAAGTGAGttatttgctttcttaattttataaCATTACCATGGTCCTGGATTTGCTGAGAATGACAGAGATGTGTGGGCGCATAATGGAAGAATCAGGAGATTTAAAGAAGCAACCCTTCAAATAAAATAAGCACCGCCAGCAGGGACAGTGTTCCACGGTATGGAATTCCCACCTTATCTGAAGCTTTGTGTTCTAAGGTTTCAGTCACCTGTGGTTAACCACGGTCCAGAAGCAGATGGTCCCCATTCTGACCTATTGTCAGGTCAGGAGTAGCCTGACGCGACGTCTCACGCCTGCGTCAcccacctcacttcatctcatcacatgggcattttatcatctcacgtCCTCACAACAAGGGTGAGTATAGTACAATAAggaattttgagagagagagaccacatttgTGTGACTTTTATTACAGTTTATTGTTATAatttaattgttctattttatttattttttattttttaattgttctattttattattagttattgtcgTGAATCTCTTACCGGGCCcaacttaaaaactaaaaattctcaTAGGAATGTGTGTATGGGAGAAAACAGTATATATAAGGTATATGCTTGACTTCAGGCATCTGCTGGGGATCTTGTAAGTGATTCCTACAAATAAGGGGGATGAGTGTAAAGATCAGAACATTGGTCTTGCTTCTTCCTGGGTGTGATAAAACGGTGCTTGGTTTGATCAGAGAAGAATGCAGATGAACACAGGGCTTCCAGTCTTGCAGTATCTCTAGCTTATGGAGTCAGGTTTGGGCAGAGCTGGAGCGACCTAGTGGGAGATCTGGCCCCATATTTCAGAGGAGTAATCTGAGACTCCCAAGGGTGAAGGGCAGACTGGCCTGGAGCCCTGTGCTCCGATCTCATACTGTGGAGTGAATGACGCTGTCGGGCATCATGCTCACTGTTGAATCACAGCCCTCCACCCCTGTATGCAGTGAGACTGCAGAGTCTCTAGAACATGGGCCATGAGACGCAGGTGTGTCCCCCCATCTAGGCCTCCCAGGGCAAAGCTAAACATGCTCTCCCTCTTTCGAGGTCTGACCACTCCACTTTGTTCCTTTCAGATGGCTTACCTGAAGATGCGATTGATGTACGTCTCCCTGGTGGTCCTGGGAGCCCTCTGTTTGTATTTTAGCATGTACGGTCTGATTCCCTTTAAAGGCCAGCCATttgttttcaagaaagaaagaggcagctTCCTCCAGCTTCCAGATATCAACTGCAGGCAGGATCCCCCCTTCCTTGTCCTGCTGGTGACCTCATCCCACGAACAGGTGTTTGTTCGCACGGTCATCCGAAACACATGGGGCAAAGAAAAGAATGTGCATGGGAGGCCAATAAAAACCTTCTTCCTTCTGGGAGCCACAGCCAGTAAGGACCTGTCGAAAGTGGTGGCGCAGGAAAGCCAGCGGCATCGCGACATTATCCAGAAGGACTTTGTGGACGCTTACTTCAATTTGACCCTGAAGACCATGATGGGTATAGAGTGGATCCACCGCTTCTGTCCTCAGGCGAC
Proteins encoded in this region:
- the B3GALT5 gene encoding beta-1,3-galactosyltransferase 5; amino-acid sequence: MGILSSHVLTTRMAYLKMRLMYVSLVVLGALCLYFSMYGLIPFKGQPFVFKKERGSFLQLPDINCRQDPPFLVLLVTSSHEQVFVRTVIRNTWGKEKNVHGRPIKTFFLLGATASKDLSKVVAQESQRHRDIIQKDFVDAYFNLTLKTMMGIEWIHRFCPQATFVMKTDSDMFVNVYYLTELLLKKNRTTRFFTGFLKLNEFPIRDKANKWFVSKYEYPWDKYPPFCSGTGYVFSSDVASQVYNVSDSVPFIKLEDVFVGLCLAKLKIRLEELHSEQTFFPNGLPFSTCRFKKIVACHFVKPRNMLSYWQALENSLGEACPAV